Proteins found in one Coffea eugenioides isolate CCC68of chromosome 5, Ceug_1.0, whole genome shotgun sequence genomic segment:
- the LOC113771847 gene encoding UDP-glycosyltransferase 83A1-like, whose protein sequence is MEISGSVVLKKQYGHSTYESLSHYQVKDQSVIYVAFGSFTVLTRQFQELALGLECTNMPFLWVVRRNLTAETDNAYPEGFKERIQGRGRLATWAPQQQVLSHPSVACFLGHCGWNSTVECVSNGVPFLHWPYFADQFSNRSYICDVWKVGLGLDKDENGIVAQGEVKNKIEQLVTVKGYKERALDLKAKVMSSLREDGCSGKNFNNFVKWIKDD, encoded by the exons ATGGAGATTAGTGGCAGTGTAGTGTTGAAGAAACAATATGGGCATTCCACAT ACGAGTCATTGAGTCATTATCAGGTGAAGGACCAATCAGTCATTTATGTTGCATTTGGAAGCTTCACAGTTTTGACCAGACAGTTTCAAGAACTGGCTCTAGGCCTTGAATGCACCAATATGCCATTCCTGTGGGTTGTGAGGCGTAATTTAACAGCAGAAACAGATAATGCATATCCAGAAGGTTTCAAAGAGCGAATACAAGGACGAGGAAGATTAGCCACTTGGGCACCTCAACAGCAGGTCCTGAGTCATCCTTCAGTTGCCTGCTTCCTCGGCCACTGTGGTTGGAATTCTACAGTTGAATGTGTAAGCAATGGTGTCCCTTTCCTCCACTGGCCTTACTTTGCAGACCAGTTCAGTAATAGAAGCTACATATGTGATGTTTGGAAGGTTGGATTAGGATTGGATAAAGATGAAAATGGAATCGTTGCACAAGGAGAAGTTAAGAACAAAATTGAGCAGCTAGTCACTGTTAAAGGCTACAAGGAGAGGGCCCTGGATTTAAAAGCAAAGGTTATGAGTAGTCTTAGAGAAGACGGATGTTCTGGCAAGAATTTCAACAACTTTGTCAAGTGGATTAAGGATGATTAG